The Myxococcaceae bacterium JPH2 genome has a window encoding:
- the rsfS gene encoding ribosome silencing factor, translating into MATKKKTSTPKKTGTRAPAGNKKPAAKKPSAKKSAAPRAPARKKAPAKKKARVVAPPPPPAENAHAKALAHRIGQLLLDKKALDVVILDMRGMTSYADYIVIASGEADRQVSAMAEHVQIQLKQGPDAVRALSTEGMETGQWVLLDYDEVVAHLFLGDVRAFYDLDGLWADAPREKLS; encoded by the coding sequence ATGGCTACGAAGAAGAAGACGAGCACCCCCAAGAAGACCGGCACGCGGGCCCCCGCGGGCAACAAGAAGCCGGCGGCCAAGAAGCCCTCGGCCAAGAAGTCCGCGGCCCCCCGGGCTCCCGCGCGCAAGAAGGCGCCGGCCAAGAAGAAGGCCCGCGTCGTCGCGCCGCCGCCGCCCCCCGCCGAGAACGCCCATGCGAAGGCGCTCGCCCACCGCATTGGCCAGCTCCTGCTCGACAAGAAGGCCCTGGACGTCGTCATCCTCGACATGCGCGGGATGACCTCGTACGCGGACTACATCGTCATCGCGTCCGGCGAGGCCGACCGCCAGGTGAGCGCCATGGCGGAGCACGTGCAGATCCAGCTCAAGCAGGGCCCGGACGCGGTCCGCGCGCTGAGCACCGAGGGCATGGAAACGGGCCAGTGGGTGCTGCTGGACTACGACGAGGTGGTGGCGCACCTGTTCCTCGGCGACGTGCGCGCCTTCTACGACCTGGACGGCCTGTGGGCGGATGCCCCTCGGGAGAAGCTGTCCTGA
- a CDS encoding TetR/AcrR family transcriptional regulator C-terminal domain-containing protein, with the protein MPVSTPTPPPYLRIAEELRRRITSGALAPGARLPSTRQIARKWRVALATATKALNVLHQEGLVRGEPRVGIVVLARGVPAPPPPPRPPEDPERELSRERLVRVAIEMADAEGLSALSMRGVASRLGVSTMSSYRHVRDKEELVLLMADAAFGEYVYPEAPPEGWRAQLELAGRALWSLFRRHPWLAQLSPLTRPLPLPGLLSHAEWSLRALKALRLEGPALLDAHVLLFSHMQGLAANLEREAQAEAATGLSDDQWGATQETALKSIAESGRFPTFAALLRELPAEGYTLNLDALFEQGLAALLDGFAHSLERRKRRAAAR; encoded by the coding sequence GTGCCCGTGAGCACGCCCACGCCGCCTCCCTATCTGCGCATCGCCGAGGAGCTGCGGCGGCGCATCACCTCCGGAGCCCTCGCGCCAGGTGCGCGTCTGCCGTCGACTCGGCAGATTGCTCGCAAGTGGCGCGTGGCGCTCGCCACGGCGACCAAGGCGCTCAACGTCCTGCACCAGGAAGGGTTGGTGCGTGGCGAGCCCCGCGTCGGAATCGTGGTGCTCGCGCGCGGAGTGCCCGCGCCGCCACCGCCGCCTCGGCCTCCCGAGGACCCCGAGCGAGAGCTGTCGCGCGAGCGCCTCGTGCGCGTCGCCATCGAGATGGCCGATGCCGAGGGCCTCTCCGCCCTGTCCATGCGCGGCGTCGCGTCACGGCTCGGGGTGTCGACCATGTCGTCGTATCGCCACGTGCGCGACAAGGAGGAGCTCGTCCTGCTCATGGCCGACGCCGCGTTCGGAGAGTACGTCTACCCCGAGGCTCCACCCGAGGGCTGGCGCGCGCAGTTGGAGCTGGCGGGCCGAGCGCTGTGGTCGCTGTTCCGGCGTCACCCGTGGTTGGCCCAGCTCAGCCCGCTCACGAGGCCGCTGCCGCTGCCGGGCCTGCTGTCGCATGCGGAGTGGTCGCTGCGCGCGCTGAAGGCCCTGCGACTCGAAGGACCGGCGTTGTTGGACGCGCATGTGCTGCTCTTCAGTCACATGCAGGGGCTCGCCGCCAACCTGGAGCGAGAGGCCCAGGCCGAGGCGGCCACGGGCCTGTCGGACGACCAGTGGGGCGCGACCCAGGAGACCGCGTTGAAGTCCATCGCGGAGTCGGGGCGCTTCCCGACCTTCGCTGCCCTCCTGCGAGAGCTGCCCGCGGAGGGCTACACGCTGAACCTCGATGCGCTGTTCGAGCAGGGGCTGGCGGCCCTGCTCGATGGCTTCGCTCATTCCCTCGAGCGGCGGAAGAGGAGAGCCGCCGCGAGATAG
- a CDS encoding FAD-dependent monooxygenase translates to MKTVLISGASIAGPALAWWLRHHGFEPTVVEQAPAPRLGGQAIDIRGVALQVIERMGLLAEAQRVRTRMKGMSVLDPDGNERMRTEEMTFSAGQLDSADLEVLREDLTRMLLERTQPQVEYRFGDSITSLRQDARGVHVEFKHGPPRDFDLVVGADGLHSNVRRHAFGPESQFVRHLGTQLAIFRAENFLGLDQWQVWMRDGDAGFGIYPVRDNTELRITVGFGGGAQDTSLRDPEAQKQLVAERLAHLRWETPRILRAMWDAPDFYFDAMAQVHLEHWSSGRVALLGDAAWCASPLSGQGTSMALVGAYVLAEELARAQGDFTGAFRRYEERLRPFIALNQALATENPGGRPSEESLARAKDAICLDAPAPAPR, encoded by the coding sequence ATGAAGACCGTACTGATTTCTGGGGCGAGCATCGCGGGGCCCGCGCTGGCGTGGTGGCTCCGTCACCATGGATTCGAGCCCACCGTGGTCGAGCAGGCCCCCGCGCCGCGACTCGGCGGACAGGCCATCGACATCCGCGGCGTCGCGCTCCAGGTCATCGAGCGCATGGGGCTCCTGGCCGAGGCCCAGCGGGTCCGCACTCGGATGAAGGGCATGTCCGTGTTGGATCCAGACGGGAACGAGCGGATGCGCACCGAGGAGATGACCTTCAGCGCGGGCCAGCTGGACAGCGCGGACCTGGAGGTGCTGCGCGAGGACCTCACGCGCATGCTCCTCGAGCGGACCCAGCCCCAAGTGGAGTACCGCTTCGGCGACTCCATCACCTCGCTCAGGCAGGACGCGCGAGGCGTGCACGTCGAGTTCAAGCATGGCCCCCCGCGCGACTTCGACCTCGTGGTGGGCGCGGATGGCCTGCACTCGAACGTGCGGCGCCATGCCTTCGGCCCCGAGTCACAGTTCGTGCGCCACCTGGGGACGCAGCTCGCCATCTTCCGCGCGGAGAACTTCCTGGGCCTGGACCAGTGGCAGGTGTGGATGCGCGATGGCGACGCGGGCTTCGGCATCTATCCCGTGCGGGACAACACCGAGCTGCGCATCACCGTCGGCTTCGGCGGTGGGGCCCAGGACACGTCCTTGCGCGACCCCGAGGCCCAGAAGCAGCTCGTGGCCGAGCGGCTCGCGCACCTGCGCTGGGAGACGCCTCGCATCCTCCGCGCCATGTGGGACGCCCCCGACTTCTACTTCGACGCGATGGCCCAGGTGCACCTGGAGCACTGGTCTTCGGGGCGCGTGGCGCTGCTCGGTGACGCGGCGTGGTGCGCCTCGCCGCTGTCGGGGCAGGGCACCAGCATGGCCCTGGTGGGCGCCTATGTCCTGGCCGAGGAGCTGGCTCGCGCGCAGGGCGACTTCACCGGCGCATTCCGTCGCTACGAGGAGCGCCTGCGCCCCTTCATCGCGCTCAATCAGGCCCTGGCCACGGAGAACCCGGGCGGCCGGCCCTCGGAGGAGTCGCTCGCTCGGGCGAAGGACGCCATCTGCCTGGATGCCCCGGCCCCCGCGCCACGGTGA
- a CDS encoding HAD-IA family hydrolase, which produces MSVSDTRGILFDLDGTLVDSLPDIIDSFLHAFTHLGLESPSHAQVRALIGHPLEAMYARFAPADRVAELCVTYREHYPRNFHRRSRPFPGVTEVLQVLRERGYLLSVATTKRSDMAHRFVEAMGLSPLLHHVQGTDGFPHKPAPDVIHRALAALGTRGLWMVGDTSLDLGAGRAAGLRTYAVTWGTHSVEELTAAGPDELQPNLLRLLELLPPLR; this is translated from the coding sequence GTGAGCGTCTCCGACACCCGTGGAATCCTCTTCGACCTCGACGGCACGCTGGTCGACTCGCTGCCGGACATCATCGACAGCTTCCTCCATGCCTTCACGCACCTGGGCCTGGAGTCTCCCTCCCATGCGCAGGTGCGCGCGCTCATCGGGCATCCGCTCGAGGCGATGTATGCGCGCTTCGCGCCCGCGGACCGGGTGGCGGAGCTGTGCGTCACCTACCGCGAGCACTATCCGCGCAACTTCCACCGACGCTCACGGCCCTTCCCGGGCGTGACGGAGGTGCTGCAGGTGCTGCGCGAGCGCGGCTATCTGTTGTCTGTCGCGACCACCAAGCGCAGCGACATGGCCCATCGCTTCGTGGAGGCGATGGGACTGTCGCCGCTCCTGCACCACGTGCAGGGCACGGACGGCTTTCCTCACAAGCCCGCCCCGGACGTGATTCACCGCGCGCTTGCCGCGCTGGGCACCCGCGGCTTGTGGATGGTGGGTGACACCTCGCTCGACCTGGGGGCCGGGCGCGCGGCGGGGCTGCGCACCTACGCCGTGACGTGGGGCACGCACTCCGTCGAGGAGCTCACGGCCGCGGGGCCGGATGAGCTGCAGCCCAACCTGCTGCGACTGCTGGAGCTGCTGCCTCCGCTGCGCTGA
- a CDS encoding TetR family transcriptional regulator — MKLRALVMLACLAFGAPAGAASGLDVARTRAQEARAEARSLRTRQQALRDELNGLAARIETLKAEHQGRLSPGSELETALRRSQELSGTLTGLAQSVSGAETEVERAHLTLHTELSDELSRLRAAWDRTSERTQRTQLVEQMRAVRMEREAVRAALPASRVPALNEATAGGDDPEDLLARADTLRDSQDKARLRLGALRARITEVREERDLDRRMNDFLGEESMFDEHDRHLRLRTSTSRGLEVETTQRRGGGSLADSPPMANVGENGPGPTTSPGEEPGKGGPTNPPPTFNTYRASDRRTDVVAPRAQALAAGAPEDLGELEAEATRLESLVRDLDGRATALERRAKELIAPVMAP; from the coding sequence ATGAAGCTGCGCGCCCTCGTCATGCTGGCCTGTCTCGCGTTCGGGGCCCCCGCTGGGGCGGCCTCGGGGCTGGATGTGGCGCGCACGCGGGCCCAGGAAGCACGCGCGGAAGCCCGCTCGCTGCGCACCCGGCAACAGGCCCTGCGGGATGAGCTGAACGGACTGGCCGCGCGCATCGAGACACTCAAAGCCGAACACCAGGGCCGGCTCAGCCCCGGGTCGGAGCTGGAGACCGCGCTGCGCCGCTCGCAGGAGCTGAGCGGAACGCTGACCGGGCTGGCGCAGTCGGTGTCCGGCGCCGAGACCGAGGTGGAGCGCGCTCACCTCACGCTGCACACCGAGCTGTCCGATGAACTGTCGCGGCTGCGCGCGGCGTGGGACCGAACCTCGGAGCGCACCCAGCGGACGCAGTTGGTGGAGCAGATGCGCGCGGTCCGGATGGAGCGCGAGGCGGTGCGCGCCGCCCTGCCCGCCTCGCGCGTGCCCGCGCTGAACGAGGCCACGGCGGGAGGCGATGATCCCGAGGACCTGCTCGCGCGCGCGGACACGCTGCGCGACAGCCAGGACAAGGCGCGGCTGCGGCTCGGCGCCCTGCGCGCCCGCATCACCGAGGTGCGCGAGGAGCGCGACCTGGATCGCCGGATGAACGACTTCCTCGGCGAGGAGTCGATGTTCGACGAGCACGACCGGCACCTGCGACTGCGGACGAGCACGAGCCGGGGCCTCGAGGTGGAGACGACGCAGCGGCGCGGAGGCGGCTCCCTGGCGGATTCGCCTCCCATGGCCAACGTGGGGGAAAACGGGCCGGGACCGACGACGTCGCCCGGCGAGGAGCCCGGCAAGGGCGGCCCCACGAATCCTCCCCCGACCTTCAACACCTACCGGGCGAGCGACCGCCGCACGGACGTGGTCGCCCCGCGCGCGCAGGCGCTGGCCGCGGGTGCGCCCGAGGACCTCGGCGAGTTGGAGGCGGAGGCCACGCGGCTGGAGTCGCTGGTGCGTGACCTGGATGGCCGCGCCACCGCGCTGGAGCGCCGCGCGAAGGAGCTGATCGCTCCGGTGATGGCGCCCTAG
- a CDS encoding CotH kinase family protein, with protein sequence MGRTATGIEGVLWGMACMTLAACAPGDGSAPWPDGCPGAGPRETPTAVGLPWEVVSGGSRGVSAYDARPSVNPAVDQQEDGLPVFHLFVPDSLPDDDDEHPARLYHLGRCYALSLKAHGSTSMAFPKRSYTLEFEGDSFDAARHKVTLISPFNDNSYLRTRLSFMLWNLLSPEHAQVQASSAVVYVNGRYEGLYTVVDHVDRHLLAQQGWDAEGELFKAVDWNANFSRLDESGRSKHSLNQGFEKKDGEPKKGDAAFAHIEALTAFVADASPEDFVAHREEWLVSRDYEDWWILGTLIQARDSVAKNAYHFRDSGPEGKWRFVPWDMDASFGQEWDTRRVDAEAWDDFSGPNQLFARMLAAPDIAAPLRARYRALLHGSLRVENVLGLVDIAASELAEAARKDEGKWGVAYATFPRWSDRTDIVGHDDEVRALREWVRQHWERVDQQLR encoded by the coding sequence ATGGGGCGAACTGCAACGGGCATCGAAGGTGTGCTGTGGGGCATGGCCTGCATGACGCTGGCCGCGTGTGCACCGGGAGACGGTTCCGCCCCCTGGCCTGATGGTTGTCCCGGCGCGGGACCGCGCGAGACTCCGACCGCGGTGGGCCTCCCGTGGGAGGTGGTCAGCGGCGGCTCGCGAGGCGTGAGCGCCTACGACGCGCGGCCCTCCGTGAATCCCGCCGTGGACCAGCAGGAGGATGGGCTCCCCGTGTTCCACCTCTTCGTCCCGGACTCGCTGCCGGACGACGATGACGAGCACCCCGCGCGCCTCTATCACCTGGGGCGCTGCTATGCGCTGTCGCTGAAGGCGCACGGCAGCACGTCGATGGCGTTCCCCAAGCGCAGCTACACGCTGGAGTTCGAGGGAGACTCCTTCGATGCGGCGCGCCACAAGGTGACCCTCATCAGTCCCTTCAATGACAACTCCTATCTGCGCACGCGCCTGTCCTTCATGCTGTGGAACCTGCTGTCGCCCGAGCACGCGCAGGTGCAGGCGTCGAGCGCCGTCGTCTACGTGAATGGCCGCTACGAGGGGCTCTACACCGTGGTGGACCACGTCGACCGGCACCTCCTGGCCCAGCAAGGCTGGGACGCGGAGGGCGAGCTGTTCAAGGCCGTGGACTGGAACGCCAACTTCTCGCGGCTCGATGAGAGCGGGAGGTCCAAGCACTCGCTGAACCAGGGCTTCGAGAAGAAGGACGGGGAGCCCAAGAAGGGGGACGCGGCCTTCGCCCACATCGAGGCGCTCACGGCGTTCGTCGCGGATGCGTCACCCGAGGACTTCGTCGCGCACCGCGAGGAGTGGCTGGTGTCTCGCGACTACGAGGACTGGTGGATCCTCGGCACGCTCATCCAGGCGCGCGACTCGGTGGCGAAGAACGCGTACCACTTCCGCGACTCCGGGCCCGAGGGGAAGTGGCGCTTCGTGCCCTGGGACATGGACGCGAGCTTCGGCCAGGAATGGGACACGCGCCGCGTGGACGCGGAGGCGTGGGACGACTTCTCCGGCCCCAACCAGCTCTTCGCGCGAATGCTCGCGGCCCCGGACATCGCCGCCCCCCTGCGCGCGCGCTACCGCGCGTTGCTGCACGGAAGCCTTCGGGTCGAGAACGTCCTGGGGCTCGTGGACATCGCCGCGAGCGAGCTGGCGGAGGCGGCGCGCAAGGACGAGGGCAAGTGGGGCGTGGCCTATGCCACGTTCCCGCGGTGGAGCGACCGGACGGACATCGTGGGCCATGACGACGAGGTGCGGGCCCTGCGCGAGTGGGTGCGGCAGCACTGGGAGAGAGTGGATCAGCAGCTTCGCTGA
- a CDS encoding RNA ligase RtcB family protein, whose protein sequence is MSPPDLNLPSSPSSEHPSSEPLVRVIASPQSWVEGEAVRQLEAVARWPGMRQAVGLPDIHPGKGAPVGAAFVSEGCFYPYLVGGDIGCGMGLWDTDLPVRKAKAERWAAKLDLEGPWAGDAEAVLAEYGVKPTGFETALGTVGGGNHFAEVQRVDAVHDARVFEALGLAADRLLLLVHSGSRGLGESILRSHVDRHAAGGLAADSDEARSYLTRHDAAVEWGRANRAVVATRLLDGIGASGRRVLDVCHNSITRVQEQDRVTWLHRKGAAPSDAGPVVIPGSRGALSYVVMPVGSGVLSAQSLAHGAGRKWTRTAARERIRERFTAESLTRTTFKSHVICEDRDLLYEEAPPAYKAIDRVVTDLVEAGLVRVVATLAPVLTYKTRGQAAE, encoded by the coding sequence ATGTCGCCGCCCGACCTGAACCTTCCTTCCTCTCCGTCCTCCGAGCATCCCTCTTCCGAGCCGCTCGTCCGCGTCATCGCGTCGCCCCAATCGTGGGTGGAGGGCGAAGCGGTGCGACAACTGGAGGCCGTGGCGCGCTGGCCCGGCATGCGCCAGGCGGTGGGACTCCCGGACATCCACCCGGGCAAGGGCGCGCCGGTGGGCGCCGCGTTCGTGTCCGAGGGCTGCTTCTATCCGTACCTCGTGGGCGGCGACATCGGCTGTGGCATGGGGCTGTGGGACACGGACCTGCCGGTGCGCAAGGCGAAGGCGGAGCGCTGGGCCGCGAAGCTGGACCTGGAAGGCCCGTGGGCCGGTGACGCGGAGGCCGTGCTCGCCGAATACGGCGTGAAGCCCACGGGCTTCGAGACCGCGCTGGGCACGGTGGGCGGCGGCAATCACTTCGCCGAGGTGCAGCGCGTGGACGCGGTGCACGACGCCCGCGTCTTCGAGGCGCTGGGCCTCGCCGCGGACCGCCTGCTCCTGCTCGTGCACTCGGGCTCACGCGGCCTGGGAGAATCCATCCTCCGCTCGCATGTGGACCGTCACGCGGCGGGCGGACTGGCGGCGGACTCGGATGAAGCGCGGAGCTATCTCACGCGCCATGACGCCGCGGTGGAGTGGGGCCGGGCCAACCGAGCGGTGGTGGCCACGCGCCTCTTGGACGGAATCGGGGCGAGCGGCCGGCGCGTGTTGGATGTCTGTCACAACAGCATCACCCGCGTGCAGGAGCAGGACCGCGTGACGTGGCTGCACCGCAAGGGCGCGGCCCCCTCCGACGCGGGGCCGGTGGTGATTCCCGGCAGTCGCGGAGCGCTCAGCTATGTGGTGATGCCCGTGGGCAGCGGCGTGCTCAGCGCGCAAAGCCTGGCGCACGGCGCGGGCCGCAAGTGGACGCGCACCGCCGCGCGCGAGCGCATCCGCGAGCGCTTCACCGCCGAGTCACTCACGCGCACGACCTTCAAGAGCCACGTCATCTGCGAGGACCGCGACCTGCTCTACGAAGAGGCGCCGCCCGCATACAAGGCCATCGACCGCGTGGTGACGGACCTCGTCGAGGCGGGCCTCGTCCGCGTGGTGGCCACCCTGGCCCCGGTCCTCACCTACAAGACACGCGGACAGGCCGCGGAGTGA
- a CDS encoding SDR family NAD(P)-dependent oxidoreductase, producing the protein MKVLVLGATGGSGRAAVEQLLSAGHEVTAFTRRAEPTENARERLHTFVGDVMNPEDVERAVKGQDAVIITLGIRENPLRVRFFGAAHTPMDVRSAGTRNVVSAMRQHGVRKLVVQTSYGVGVTRHRLGTVDALFFKLLLKPQIADTEKQEEVVRESGLDWVIAQPVHLTDAAEQPMPALSTEGDTELMKVSRNSVGRFLAHAAQSAAFIGRSVAVSGAAA; encoded by the coding sequence ATGAAGGTCCTCGTTCTGGGTGCCACGGGCGGTTCGGGTCGTGCGGCGGTGGAGCAGCTCCTGTCCGCGGGCCATGAGGTCACGGCGTTCACCCGGCGCGCCGAGCCCACTGAGAACGCGCGCGAGCGCCTGCACACCTTCGTGGGGGACGTGATGAACCCCGAGGATGTGGAGCGCGCCGTGAAGGGGCAGGACGCGGTCATCATCACGCTGGGCATTCGCGAGAACCCGCTGCGCGTGCGCTTCTTCGGCGCGGCGCACACGCCCATGGACGTGCGCTCGGCGGGGACTCGGAATGTCGTCTCCGCGATGCGCCAGCACGGGGTGCGCAAGCTGGTGGTGCAGACCAGCTACGGCGTGGGCGTGACGCGCCATCGCCTGGGCACCGTGGACGCCCTGTTCTTCAAGCTCCTGCTCAAGCCGCAGATCGCCGACACGGAGAAGCAGGAGGAGGTGGTCCGTGAGAGCGGGCTCGACTGGGTGATTGCCCAGCCGGTGCACCTGACGGACGCGGCGGAGCAGCCCATGCCGGCGCTGTCCACGGAGGGAGACACCGAACTCATGAAGGTCTCTCGCAACAGCGTGGGCCGGTTCCTCGCGCACGCGGCGCAGAGCGCGGCGTTCATTGGCCGGTCCGTGGCCGTCTCCGGCGCCGCGGCCTGA
- a CDS encoding AraC family transcriptional regulator → MKNPWTRVDPVGEALHLLRMSGMFYCRSEFTAPWGLALPPMDDCLMFHVVTSGRCWLELDGLEPRLLQPGDFALVPHGTGHALTSEPGVPAANLFDLPRELLSERYEVLRHGQGGAPANLICGAVRFDHPAARHLVKLLPRVMCVDASNESQAEWLGGTLRFMAAEARGLRPGGEAVITRLADILVIQAIRAWLEQDPAARTGWLGALQDPQIGRALALIHREPARPWSVESLAAEVAMSRSAFAARFTELVGEPAMHYVGRWRMHVAHTWLQEEDGVSLGELANRMGYQSEAAFSRAFKRFLGISPGAARKGGGRGAAGALPSPPGPDA, encoded by the coding sequence ATGAAGAATCCATGGACTCGGGTGGACCCGGTGGGCGAGGCGCTGCACCTGCTGCGGATGAGCGGCATGTTCTATTGCCGCTCCGAGTTCACCGCGCCGTGGGGGCTGGCGTTGCCGCCCATGGACGACTGCCTGATGTTCCATGTGGTGACGTCGGGCCGGTGCTGGCTGGAGCTGGATGGACTGGAGCCCCGCCTGTTGCAGCCGGGGGACTTCGCGCTGGTGCCGCACGGAACGGGGCACGCGCTGACGAGCGAGCCGGGCGTCCCCGCCGCGAACCTGTTCGACCTGCCGCGCGAGCTGCTCAGCGAGCGCTACGAGGTGCTGCGACACGGGCAGGGCGGCGCGCCCGCGAACCTCATCTGCGGCGCGGTGCGCTTCGACCATCCGGCGGCGCGCCACCTCGTCAAGCTCCTGCCGCGCGTCATGTGCGTGGACGCCTCGAACGAGTCGCAGGCCGAGTGGCTCGGAGGCACGCTGCGCTTCATGGCGGCCGAGGCGCGCGGGCTGCGTCCCGGGGGCGAGGCCGTCATCACGCGGCTGGCGGACATCCTGGTCATCCAAGCCATTCGTGCGTGGTTGGAGCAGGACCCCGCGGCGCGAACGGGATGGTTGGGCGCGTTGCAGGATCCGCAGATTGGCCGCGCGCTGGCGCTCATCCACCGCGAGCCGGCGCGGCCCTGGTCCGTCGAGTCGCTGGCGGCGGAGGTCGCCATGTCTCGCTCGGCGTTCGCGGCGCGCTTCACCGAACTCGTGGGCGAGCCCGCGATGCATTACGTGGGGCGCTGGCGCATGCACGTCGCGCACACGTGGCTGCAGGAGGAGGACGGCGTCTCGCTGGGGGAACTCGCCAACCGGATGGGCTACCAGTCCGAGGCGGCCTTCAGTCGGGCCTTCAAGCGCTTCCTTGGGATATCCCCGGGCGCCGCGCGCAAAGGCGGGGGACGAGGCGCCGCGGGTGCGCTCCCTTCGCCTCCTGGCCCGGATGCGTGA
- a CDS encoding tetratricopeptide repeat protein has protein sequence MSDARLEQFKKMVAQFPAAPMAWFSLGKLHLERREYAEAIQALESAVRLDPNYAAALVSLGDAHAAAGQTDQAREVFGRARAHALSQNHPGLAEEIDARLEDLG, from the coding sequence ATGAGCGACGCCCGCCTTGAACAGTTCAAGAAGATGGTGGCCCAGTTCCCCGCCGCCCCCATGGCCTGGTTCTCCCTGGGCAAGCTGCACCTGGAGCGCCGGGAGTACGCCGAGGCCATCCAGGCCCTGGAGTCCGCTGTCCGACTGGACCCGAACTATGCCGCCGCCCTGGTGTCCCTGGGGGATGCCCATGCCGCGGCCGGCCAGACGGACCAGGCCCGCGAGGTGTTCGGCCGGGCCCGTGCGCACGCGCTCTCCCAGAACCACCCGGGGCTCGCCGAGGAGATTGACGCGCGGCTCGAGGACCTGGGCTGA
- a CDS encoding 23S rRNA (pseudouridine(1915)-N(3))-methyltransferase RlmH translates to MKVRLLSIGKDRSGLFEPAVQEYARRLGHYTRFELVELSEASGKKLKAGEAKSAEADAILAKRKPQDWLVSLDERGQLLDSVELSRYVGKAQTGAKDLLFVIGGDEGLDDRVRAASDRVLSLSKMTLPHRMARMVLVEQLYRAFTILKGEPYHK, encoded by the coding sequence GTGAAGGTCCGTCTGCTCTCCATCGGCAAGGACCGCTCGGGCTTGTTCGAGCCCGCGGTCCAGGAGTACGCGCGCCGGCTCGGGCACTACACGCGCTTCGAGCTGGTGGAGCTGTCCGAGGCCAGCGGGAAGAAGCTCAAGGCCGGTGAGGCGAAGTCCGCCGAGGCCGACGCCATCCTCGCCAAGCGCAAGCCCCAGGACTGGCTCGTGTCCCTGGACGAGCGCGGCCAGCTCCTCGACTCCGTGGAGCTGAGCCGCTACGTGGGCAAGGCGCAGACGGGCGCCAAGGACCTGCTGTTCGTCATCGGTGGGGACGAGGGCCTGGATGACCGCGTGCGCGCGGCCTCGGACCGGGTCCTGTCGCTCTCGAAGATGACCCTGCCCCACCGGATGGCGCGCATGGTGCTCGTCGAACAGCTCTACCGCGCGTTCACCATCCTCAAGGGTGAGCCCTACCACAAGTAG
- a CDS encoding DUF1772 domain-containing protein: protein MLDRSVFIAKLLAAVGCGLMAGVYLPFSTFLMRALTRLPPAQGMAAMQSINATIVSGGRLHPAFATPFAGTALLCVALIIYALTRGRQEPHALLLLAGGVLYLVGHIVVTGLGNVPLNEALAVVDPTSTEGTRLWADYQVRWTLWNTVRTVACLASALAFSLSLRA from the coding sequence ATGCTCGACCGCTCCGTCTTCATCGCGAAGCTCTTGGCCGCCGTTGGCTGCGGCCTCATGGCTGGCGTCTACCTGCCCTTCTCCACCTTCCTCATGCGAGCGCTGACGCGGCTGCCGCCCGCGCAGGGAATGGCGGCGATGCAGTCCATCAACGCCACCATCGTGAGCGGGGGGCGCCTTCATCCCGCGTTCGCCACGCCCTTCGCCGGAACAGCGCTCCTGTGCGTGGCGCTGATCATCTACGCCCTGACGCGAGGTCGGCAGGAGCCCCATGCCCTCCTCCTGCTCGCGGGCGGCGTGCTCTACCTCGTGGGCCACATCGTGGTGACGGGGCTGGGCAACGTGCCGCTCAACGAGGCGCTCGCGGTGGTGGACCCCACGAGCACCGAGGGCACTCGGCTCTGGGCGGACTACCAGGTGCGGTGGACGCTGTGGAACACCGTGCGCACCGTGGCCTGTCTTGCGTCCGCCCTCGCGTTCTCCCTCTCGCTGCGCGCTTGA